From Pseudomonas sp. G.S.17, the proteins below share one genomic window:
- a CDS encoding AAA family ATPase: MLKLKQVLKGLGRPQSALAESLKLSAATIAQLINHGQWPRSLDSADLQGRIRAFLVESGANDSDIADAFEKVDLPCVNTAGPALNEEPSGEDEPMLLPKQTLKASTRKVFGLFRDPFDELQSAKDMWVSPDIRYVREAMYQVARHGGFLAIEGESGAGKSTLRRDLINRIQENNDLVIIIEPYVLASEDNDTKGKSLKSTHIAESMMAAVAPLERAKSSPEARFAQLHRVLKESHAAGYRHCLVIEEAHSLPIPTLKHLKRILELEIGFTKLVSIIMIGQPELGVKLSERNADVREVVQRCERVTLPPIEGSRLDEFLWFRFERAGKDLREIIDESGIQAVAARLSQTGRRGGRDESVSLLYPLAIGNLVIAAMNLAAELGVPVVNADIVKGV, from the coding sequence ATGTTGAAGCTAAAGCAAGTGCTGAAAGGGCTGGGGCGACCTCAGTCCGCTCTGGCCGAGTCGCTGAAGCTCAGTGCGGCCACCATCGCCCAACTGATTAACCATGGTCAATGGCCTCGCAGCTTGGACAGTGCCGACTTACAGGGACGCATTCGAGCGTTCCTGGTCGAGTCAGGGGCCAACGATTCCGACATCGCCGATGCGTTTGAAAAAGTGGACCTGCCGTGCGTCAACACGGCAGGTCCGGCCCTAAATGAAGAGCCGTCCGGGGAGGACGAACCCATGCTACTACCAAAACAAACACTCAAGGCATCGACCCGCAAGGTATTTGGACTGTTTCGCGACCCCTTTGACGAGCTGCAGAGCGCCAAAGACATGTGGGTCAGCCCTGATATTCGCTACGTCCGCGAGGCCATGTACCAGGTCGCTCGGCACGGCGGCTTCCTGGCCATTGAGGGCGAATCAGGCGCAGGCAAAAGCACGTTGCGCCGTGATCTGATTAACCGCATTCAGGAAAACAACGACCTGGTAATCATCATCGAACCGTATGTGCTCGCGTCCGAAGACAATGACACCAAGGGTAAATCGCTAAAGAGCACTCACATCGCTGAGTCAATGATGGCTGCGGTCGCGCCACTGGAAAGAGCGAAAAGCAGCCCTGAGGCACGCTTTGCCCAGCTACACCGCGTCCTGAAAGAATCCCACGCCGCTGGTTATCGGCACTGCTTGGTCATCGAGGAGGCGCACAGCCTGCCGATCCCGACGCTCAAGCATCTCAAGCGCATCCTGGAGCTGGAGATCGGTTTTACCAAACTGGTCAGCATCATCATGATCGGCCAGCCGGAACTGGGGGTAAAACTGAGCGAGCGCAACGCTGACGTGCGTGAAGTTGTGCAGCGCTGCGAGCGTGTGACGCTACCCCCGATAGAAGGCAGCCGTCTCGACGAGTTCTTGTGGTTTCGTTTCGAGCGTGCAGGTAAAGACTTGCGCGAAATCATCGACGAAAGCGGCATCCAGGCCGTTGCTGCTCGACTGTCACAGACAGGGCGACGCGGTGGCCGTGATGAGTCTGTCTCGCTCCTGTACCCGCTGGCCATCGGCAACTTGGTAATTGCCGCGATGAACCTTGCGGCCGAGCTGGGCGTGCCCGTGGTTAACGCCGACATCGTGAAGGGGGTCTGA
- a CDS encoding integrase encodes MTPVQTQLLARIAQQAANAPHGQRTAIYKAGAVELGVSIQTLQRKLKDTSMTKPRKRRSDSGCSALPLNEAQLISAVLLESIRANNKQLSTVERAVERLRSNNMIIAGRLDEKTGVFTALSTGAITRALRAYTLHPEQLLHDAPSVSLASKHPNHVWQVDASISTQYYLADDGARAMNPAEFYDGKPANLKKIERQRLWRYVITDHTSGTLYLEYVLGAESSENLCNVLINAMQKRHESDPFHGVPWMLMTDPGAAMTSGIFRNLCRAMSIELIINQVGNARAKGQVEQAHNLVEREFESALKFQAATSLEQINDWAGQWMRFYNATSIHTRTKRTRYGVWQLIKADHLRLAPSVAVCRELAVSTPEERKVTTLMRISFRGAQFDVSKVPGVMVGEKLLVTRNCWRDKDAALVLQIGEDGREHYHVVERLDVDQFGFSEGSATIGESFKSHAQTPAQLSRKVLEQLATGTTNEEDAKAARKAKTLPFGGMIDPHKHITDTVLPAYMPRRGTSLSVNVPTVDHAPLTHVEAAKLLRVRLGSTWSGETFSWLQKRFPEGVPPEQLDAIEAELNRPAEVIRQPLSLVRSAAGGE; translated from the coding sequence ATGACGCCGGTACAAACCCAGCTCTTGGCTCGGATTGCCCAACAGGCAGCCAACGCCCCGCATGGCCAGCGCACTGCCATCTACAAGGCAGGCGCAGTCGAGCTGGGCGTATCGATCCAGACCTTACAGCGCAAGTTGAAGGACACCTCCATGACCAAGCCACGTAAACGCCGAAGCGATTCAGGCTGCAGCGCGCTGCCTCTGAACGAAGCGCAACTGATCTCGGCGGTTCTTCTGGAGTCGATCCGGGCCAACAACAAGCAGTTGTCGACGGTTGAGCGTGCGGTTGAACGCCTGCGCAGCAACAACATGATCATCGCAGGGCGTCTGGACGAAAAAACAGGTGTATTCACAGCCCTTTCAACCGGAGCAATCACTCGCGCTTTGCGGGCTTACACTTTGCACCCGGAACAGCTGCTGCATGACGCGCCCTCGGTATCGCTCGCGAGCAAGCATCCCAACCATGTCTGGCAGGTTGATGCGTCCATCTCTACCCAATATTACTTGGCAGATGACGGCGCACGAGCGATGAACCCTGCCGAGTTCTACGATGGCAAACCCGCCAACCTGAAGAAGATTGAGCGCCAGCGCCTTTGGCGCTATGTCATCACCGACCACACCAGCGGCACGCTTTACCTGGAATATGTGCTGGGTGCCGAATCCTCGGAAAACCTTTGCAACGTCCTGATCAACGCCATGCAAAAGCGGCATGAGTCAGATCCGTTCCATGGTGTGCCGTGGATGCTGATGACCGACCCAGGTGCAGCGATGACGAGTGGCATTTTTCGCAACCTGTGCCGCGCCATGTCTATCGAGCTGATCATCAACCAGGTAGGCAATGCCCGCGCCAAAGGCCAGGTTGAACAGGCACACAACTTGGTGGAGCGGGAATTCGAAAGCGCCTTGAAATTCCAAGCGGCCACCAGCCTGGAACAGATCAACGATTGGGCTGGGCAGTGGATGCGCTTTTACAACGCAACCTCAATCCACACCCGAACCAAACGCACTCGCTACGGCGTTTGGCAGCTGATCAAAGCTGACCACCTGCGCCTGGCGCCGAGTGTTGCGGTCTGCCGTGAGCTGGCGGTCAGCACGCCTGAAGAGCGCAAGGTCACGACCCTGATGCGCATCTCCTTCCGAGGTGCTCAGTTCGATGTGAGCAAAGTTCCAGGCGTCATGGTCGGCGAGAAATTGCTGGTGACCCGTAACTGCTGGAGAGACAAGGACGCGGCGTTGGTATTGCAGATCGGCGAAGACGGGCGCGAGCACTACCACGTGGTCGAGCGTCTCGACGTGGATCAGTTCGGCTTCTCCGAAGGATCTGCAACTATCGGCGAAAGCTTCAAAAGCCATGCCCAGACGCCAGCCCAGCTCTCTCGCAAAGTATTGGAGCAGCTCGCCACAGGCACAACCAACGAGGAGGACGCCAAGGCAGCACGCAAGGCCAAGACCCTACCGTTTGGCGGCATGATCGACCCGCACAAGCACATCACCGACACCGTTCTTCCTGCCTACATGCCGCGCCGTGGCACTTCGTTGAGCGTTAACGTGCCCACGGTTGACCATGCGCCACTCACGCACGTGGAGGCAGCCAAGCTTCTTCGCGTCCGATTGGGTTCTACGTGGTCAGGGGAAACCTTCTCCTGGCTGCAGAAACGATTCCCTGAAGGCGTGCCGCCTGAACAGCTCGATGCCATTGAGGCTGAGCTGAACCGTCCAGCAGAGGTGATACGCCAGCCGCTCAGCCTGGTGCGCTCTGCAGCTGGAGGCGAATGA
- a CDS encoding helix-turn-helix domain-containing protein, with the protein MSATISASARVLRVLKALKGHTVTGLSNTELAKLTGDSPSNITRAMQTLIEEGLAMKLDNGRFAHSVGMLQIAQAHAEHMVRLQGRMQEINQRIAAGSTN; encoded by the coding sequence ATGAGCGCAACCATCTCAGCGTCAGCGCGTGTCTTGCGCGTACTGAAAGCCTTGAAAGGCCATACCGTCACAGGGCTTAGCAATACGGAGCTCGCAAAGCTGACTGGCGACAGCCCGAGCAATATTACTCGCGCCATGCAAACCCTTATTGAAGAAGGGCTCGCGATGAAGCTTGACAACGGACGGTTTGCACACTCGGTTGGAATGCTGCAGATCGCCCAGGCCCACGCCGAGCACATGGTGCGACTGCAAGGCCGGATGCAAGAAATTAACCAGCGCATTGCTGCTGGCTCGACAAACTAA
- a CDS encoding DNA-binding protein, which translates to MNVPYPPPKKKPYTADRVRELFSAAGVSISSWAEANGYTRHQVYCVIGGQYKGNRGKCHEVALKLGMKLSVEQLAAIAA; encoded by the coding sequence ATGAACGTCCCTTATCCGCCGCCTAAAAAGAAACCCTACACCGCCGATCGGGTCCGAGAGCTTTTCAGTGCAGCAGGCGTATCCATTTCAAGCTGGGCCGAGGCAAACGGCTATACCCGGCACCAGGTGTACTGCGTAATCGGTGGCCAATACAAAGGCAATCGCGGCAAATGTCACGAAGTCGCCTTGAAGCTGGGCATGAAGCTTTCTGTCGAACAACTCGCGGCAATTGCAGCATGA
- a CDS encoding helix-turn-helix domain-containing protein: MSDSVGSRIAHVRGEMKIGAFADRLGVNRKTITRWEANDALPDGSSLMTLHTQFGTSPSWVLLGDISPEPWASPLTAEEALLLARYRESPSALRDAALRVLLGGTSPQAPGRKFKEVGQYIEGSVDQTGLTLNVGGSSRRKK; encoded by the coding sequence ATGTCTGATAGCGTTGGCAGCCGCATCGCTCACGTACGCGGCGAGATGAAAATTGGAGCTTTTGCTGACCGCTTAGGAGTGAATCGAAAGACAATTACTAGATGGGAGGCAAACGACGCCTTGCCTGACGGGTCATCGCTCATGACGCTTCACACGCAATTCGGAACATCGCCAAGCTGGGTGCTCCTGGGTGATATCAGTCCGGAACCCTGGGCTTCCCCATTGACGGCTGAAGAGGCATTGCTGTTAGCCCGTTACCGTGAGAGCCCGTCAGCGCTCAGGGACGCAGCACTGCGCGTTTTACTTGGTGGGACATCCCCGCAGGCGCCGGGGCGCAAGTTCAAAGAAGTGGGCCAGTACATCGAAGGCTCTGTTGATCAGACCGGACTGACCTTGAATGTGGGCGGCAGCAGCAGAAGGAAGAAGTAG
- a CDS encoding structural protein, translating to MRPENPRGIRNFNPGNIRHARGVRWQGQAEVQTDTAFVQFNGPRWGIRALARVLITYQDKRRAGDGSQIDTVREIIERWAPPNENDTKAYVATVSRVLGIGPDDAVVDVYNFETMRDLVVAIIRHENGPGPLPEGLWYGYPIISDGLQLAGIVRGAQHGRQAGAPA from the coding sequence ATGCGACCCGAAAACCCCCGTGGTATCCGCAACTTCAATCCCGGCAACATCCGCCACGCCCGTGGCGTCCGCTGGCAGGGTCAAGCCGAAGTTCAAACTGACACCGCATTCGTCCAATTTAATGGCCCGCGCTGGGGTATTCGGGCGCTCGCCCGCGTTCTTATCACGTACCAGGACAAGCGGCGCGCTGGTGACGGCAGTCAGATCGACACTGTTCGCGAGATCATCGAACGCTGGGCTCCGCCTAACGAAAACGATACCAAGGCCTATGTGGCCACCGTTTCCCGCGTGCTGGGGATCGGCCCCGACGATGCCGTCGTCGATGTGTACAACTTCGAAACGATGCGCGACCTGGTTGTGGCGATCATCCGTCATGAAAATGGCCCAGGTCCGTTACCTGAGGGGCTGTGGTATGGCTACCCAATCATCTCCGATGGCCTGCAGCTAGCGGGGATTGTTCGGGGCGCGCAGCACGGTCGGCAGGCGGGTGCTCCAGCATGA
- a CDS encoding lysis protein: MVALEAALKWLLTRWQIVLVIAVVVLVYLYGQSKWTDGYKKAEAEGAARFSQLEAKHAEAALQAATQTQSDLLRQVTRAQAAEESLFQQFGMHADDVKQLQERIPHVTTQYKTSVAAAPQPIPHCVFTAGWLRDYNAALGVPAASSTTATSASAKAASAAPSTDAELLESGVTPADILAHAQDYGRWARDNLAQLNSLLDLQKD; the protein is encoded by the coding sequence ATGGTCGCCCTTGAAGCCGCTTTGAAATGGTTACTGACGCGTTGGCAGATTGTCCTGGTCATTGCCGTCGTGGTGCTCGTGTACCTGTACGGCCAATCGAAATGGACGGACGGCTACAAGAAAGCGGAAGCCGAAGGCGCTGCCAGGTTCAGTCAGCTGGAAGCCAAGCATGCGGAAGCCGCCTTGCAGGCCGCAACTCAAACCCAGAGCGATCTGCTGCGCCAGGTCACCCGCGCCCAGGCTGCCGAGGAATCACTATTCCAGCAATTCGGCATGCACGCCGACGACGTTAAGCAGCTGCAGGAGCGAATTCCCCATGTCACCACTCAATACAAAACATCAGTGGCGGCGGCTCCTCAGCCTATCCCTCATTGCGTTTTCACTGCTGGCTGGCTGCGCGACTACAACGCCGCCCTTGGTGTGCCCGCCGCCAGTTCGACTACCGCTACCAGTGCTTCTGCAAAAGCGGCCAGCGCCGCCCCCAGCACTGACGCCGAACTATTGGAAAGTGGCGTTACCCCTGCAGACATTCTTGCTCATGCCCAGGACTACGGGCGCTGGGCCCGAGACAACCTGGCTCAACTCAACTCGCTGCTCGACCTGCAAAAGGACTGA
- a CDS encoding TraR/DksA C4-type zinc finger protein: MDFVEPVTDDTDEAEAIQHVRRNALQHRSGSSGYRCEECGDAIPEDRRQAEPGTEHCAECVCTLQLLSEACDEL, translated from the coding sequence ATGGATTTTGTAGAACCTGTCACGGATGACACCGACGAAGCTGAGGCGATACAGCACGTCCGGCGCAATGCGCTGCAGCACCGATCGGGCAGCTCCGGGTATCGTTGCGAGGAATGCGGCGATGCGATCCCGGAGGATCGGCGTCAGGCAGAGCCTGGCACCGAGCATTGCGCTGAATGCGTTTGCACCCTGCAACTGTTGAGTGAGGCATGTGATGAACTTTGA
- a CDS encoding DUF2730 domain-containing protein codes for MNFDEASFSLKTVQWVVMAVLGVYTWFTNRQAASAQEMMVLRTRIIALEEHVRHLPDHSAVTDLLGDMKAMRSELTGVKDALAPLSRSLDRINDYLLRDKK; via the coding sequence ATGAACTTTGACGAAGCCAGCTTCAGCCTCAAGACCGTTCAGTGGGTCGTTATGGCCGTGCTGGGGGTTTACACCTGGTTCACCAACCGCCAGGCCGCCAGTGCTCAGGAAATGATGGTCTTGCGCACCCGCATCATCGCTCTTGAGGAGCACGTTCGGCACTTGCCAGACCATTCGGCAGTGACCGATCTACTCGGCGACATGAAAGCCATGCGATCCGAACTGACGGGGGTCAAGGATGCTCTGGCCCCTTTGTCCCGATCGCTGGACCGGATTAACGATTACCTGCTGCGAGATAAAAAATGA
- a CDS encoding phage protein Gp27 family protein, with amino-acid sequence MAGKSSIDRLQPMVKSYIQKLLREDRLTLDDMLDDIRARFPNEKAPSRSALGRFRQGFEELTQKARQQREMAEAFVGAFGEDASDKTGVLLVEAISTLTYQAAMGAHEKDDVTIAEVTALARAAKATMEARTMSVKERQTIEKATRERILQEQAAELDNTVKAKGMTEEQALFWRQKFLGVR; translated from the coding sequence ATGGCTGGCAAGTCCTCAATCGATCGCCTGCAGCCAATGGTCAAGAGCTACATCCAGAAGCTGCTGCGCGAAGACCGCCTCACCCTGGATGACATGCTCGATGATATTCGGGCCCGCTTTCCCAATGAAAAAGCCCCGAGCCGGAGCGCCCTGGGACGTTTCAGGCAGGGGTTCGAGGAGCTGACGCAGAAGGCGCGCCAGCAGCGCGAAATGGCGGAGGCGTTTGTGGGCGCCTTTGGTGAGGACGCTTCGGACAAGACCGGCGTGCTGCTGGTCGAGGCGATCTCGACGCTGACCTATCAGGCGGCCATGGGCGCGCATGAGAAGGATGACGTGACCATCGCCGAAGTGACGGCCCTGGCGCGTGCCGCCAAGGCCACCATGGAAGCGCGGACTATGAGCGTCAAGGAGCGCCAGACCATCGAGAAAGCAACTCGTGAGCGGATCCTCCAGGAGCAAGCCGCCGAGCTGGACAACACGGTCAAGGCCAAGGGCATGACCGAAGAGCAGGCACTGTTCTGGCGTCAGAAGTTTCTGGGGGTTCGATGA
- a CDS encoding DUF935 family protein, whose amino-acid sequence MKNQGVWVSPTEFVRFSEAKRSSSLTNHIATRGRIDAGSMGGVNLPNPDPILKAQGKDITVYRDLRSAALVGGNVRRRKSAVLALERDLKRANAPTKVDRFIRDWLTDLDLDRIIRELLDAPLFGYQPVELMWQPVGLFTVPEDVLGKPAEWFFYDQDNALRFRSKEAGQDGELCDPMRFVVARQDATYANPYGFPDLSMCFWPAVFMKGGLKFWVQFTEKYGSPWVIGKHPRGATNEETDLLLDSLEAMVQDAVAAIPDDSSVSIVEAAGKADSADVYRELLEYCRSEINVAMLGQNQTTEKESNRASATAGAEVTNDIRDGDAGIVAAAINGVIRRIVDLNFGESVAAPLYDLWEQDEIDKTLAERDKNLTDAGVKFTQAYWMRTYNLQEGDLAAPEVATAPTAEFAEATLKPVLDQVALDQVIDALPAQLLQEQAEKAIAPLIEALQQGRTETEALGLLAEAYPQMDDQALQQTLTKLMFMADMWGRLTAAADRED is encoded by the coding sequence ATGAAAAACCAAGGTGTGTGGGTCAGCCCCACCGAGTTTGTACGCTTCTCCGAAGCGAAGCGGTCGTCCAGTCTCACCAATCACATCGCCACACGCGGTCGCATCGATGCGGGCAGCATGGGCGGCGTCAACCTGCCGAACCCTGACCCGATCCTCAAGGCCCAGGGCAAAGACATCACCGTGTATCGCGACCTGCGTAGCGCCGCCCTGGTCGGCGGTAACGTCCGTCGACGTAAGTCTGCTGTGCTGGCCTTGGAGCGCGACCTGAAACGTGCCAATGCGCCGACCAAGGTCGACCGTTTCATCCGTGACTGGCTCACCGACCTGGATCTGGACCGGATCATTCGCGAGCTGCTCGATGCGCCGCTGTTCGGGTACCAGCCTGTCGAGTTGATGTGGCAGCCAGTCGGTTTGTTCACCGTGCCAGAGGATGTGCTGGGCAAACCGGCCGAGTGGTTTTTCTACGACCAGGACAACGCGCTACGCTTTCGTTCCAAAGAGGCAGGCCAGGACGGCGAACTGTGCGACCCGATGCGCTTCGTCGTGGCCCGCCAGGACGCGACCTACGCGAACCCTTACGGCTTCCCCGACCTGTCCATGTGCTTCTGGCCTGCCGTGTTCATGAAGGGCGGCTTAAAGTTCTGGGTGCAGTTCACCGAGAAATACGGCAGCCCTTGGGTAATCGGTAAGCACCCACGCGGCGCGACCAATGAAGAAACCGATCTGCTGCTCGATAGTCTGGAAGCCATGGTCCAGGACGCGGTTGCCGCGATCCCGGACGACTCCAGCGTGTCTATCGTTGAGGCAGCAGGCAAGGCCGACAGCGCCGACGTGTACCGCGAGTTGCTGGAGTACTGCCGCAGTGAAATCAACGTGGCCATGCTCGGGCAAAACCAGACCACCGAGAAGGAAAGCAACCGGGCCAGCGCGACAGCTGGTGCCGAAGTCACCAACGACATTCGCGACGGCGACGCAGGCATCGTGGCCGCTGCGATCAACGGCGTTATTCGACGGATCGTGGATCTCAACTTCGGCGAATCCGTGGCCGCTCCCCTGTACGACTTGTGGGAGCAGGACGAGATCGATAAAACGCTGGCTGAGCGTGATAAGAACCTCACCGACGCAGGCGTCAAGTTCACCCAGGCTTACTGGATGCGTACCTACAACCTGCAGGAAGGAGACCTCGCTGCCCCAGAGGTGGCCACCGCACCCACGGCAGAGTTTGCCGAGGCCACGCTCAAGCCGGTTCTCGACCAGGTCGCGCTTGATCAGGTCATTGATGCGTTGCCCGCGCAGCTGCTGCAGGAGCAAGCCGAAAAAGCGATCGCGCCGTTGATCGAAGCCTTGCAGCAAGGCCGAACTGAAACCGAGGCATTGGGATTGCTGGCTGAAGCCTATCCGCAGATGGACGATCAGGCGCTGCAGCAGACACTCACCAAGTTGATGTTCATGGCAGACATGTGGGGCCGATTGACAGCAGCTGCCGATCGGGAGGACTGA
- a CDS encoding phage minor head protein, protein MATSSKMPSPADLKAIFGLEPENAVEYMKSKGYAITWNWQEMLDQAHDQAFTVAKAMRLDLLSDIRGALETALQDGQTLKQFTKALQPVLEAQGWWGKQVIVDSSGGAEMVQLGSPRRLKTIYQTNLQSAYMAGRKASMEETADTHPYWRYVAILDGMTRPSHRALSGKVYRHDDPVWSSIYPPNGFNCRCRITSLTEAALKRRGFTVDSSEGRMQTRTVEIGADKRTGEIRTAQVTSLRTTDSEGRVAVFSTDPGFNHAPGAGLAEALKRKQAASAQQEQ, encoded by the coding sequence ATGGCCACCTCATCCAAAATGCCGTCGCCTGCCGACCTCAAAGCCATCTTTGGCCTGGAGCCGGAGAATGCGGTGGAGTACATGAAATCGAAGGGCTATGCGATTACCTGGAACTGGCAGGAGATGCTCGACCAGGCGCACGACCAAGCATTCACCGTCGCCAAGGCTATGCGCCTCGATCTGCTGTCGGATATTCGCGGCGCACTGGAAACGGCGTTGCAGGATGGTCAGACCCTCAAGCAGTTCACCAAGGCATTGCAGCCTGTCCTGGAGGCGCAGGGCTGGTGGGGCAAGCAGGTGATCGTCGACAGCAGCGGCGGTGCCGAGATGGTGCAACTGGGCAGTCCGCGCCGCCTGAAAACGATCTACCAGACCAATCTGCAGAGCGCCTATATGGCTGGTCGCAAGGCCAGCATGGAAGAGACGGCAGATACGCACCCTTACTGGCGTTATGTCGCCATCCTGGATGGCATGACGCGGCCCAGCCATCGCGCACTGAGTGGCAAGGTCTATCGCCATGATGATCCTGTGTGGTCATCGATCTATCCGCCCAACGGGTTCAACTGCCGATGCCGTATCACGTCGCTGACTGAGGCCGCCCTGAAGCGTCGTGGATTTACGGTCGACAGCAGCGAGGGTCGCATGCAAACAAGAACGGTTGAAATCGGCGCGGACAAGCGTACCGGCGAGATCCGCACCGCCCAGGTGACATCCTTGCGCACCACCGATAGCGAAGGTCGGGTCGCGGTTTTCAGCACCGATCCGGGTTTCAATCACGCACCAGGTGCAGGTTTGGCCGAGGCGCTCAAGCGCAAACAGGCAGCCTCCGCCCAGCAGGAGCAATGA
- a CDS encoding phage virion morphogenesis protein — MFTVELDQQRLQDVLRKVEWAVGDLAPLMRSVAAELGSITEENLEEQGRPDWADLSDVRIGQREKDGTWPGQMLQVSSAGLAASISTYATDSSAVVGSNKPYAAMMHFGGTKAEFPHLWGDIPARPYLPMDAEGVVQPEAEEAILDLAMMRLGKAARV, encoded by the coding sequence ATGTTCACCGTCGAGCTGGATCAGCAGCGCTTGCAAGATGTGCTGCGCAAGGTTGAATGGGCTGTAGGAGATCTCGCGCCTTTGATGCGATCAGTTGCCGCAGAGCTGGGCAGCATCACCGAGGAGAATCTGGAGGAGCAAGGCCGTCCAGATTGGGCCGATTTGTCTGACGTGCGTATCGGCCAGCGCGAAAAGGATGGGACGTGGCCAGGTCAAATGCTGCAGGTCAGTTCCGCTGGCTTGGCAGCATCCATCTCCACCTATGCCACCGATAGCTCAGCCGTGGTTGGCAGTAACAAGCCCTATGCGGCCATGATGCACTTCGGCGGTACCAAGGCGGAGTTCCCTCATCTCTGGGGCGATATTCCCGCTCGACCTTACCTGCCGATGGACGCCGAGGGTGTCGTGCAGCCCGAAGCCGAGGAAGCAATCCTTGATCTGGCGATGATGCGCCTGGGAAAAGCGGCCCGCGTGTAA
- a CDS encoding peptidase: MKPLHIFKPGTHTAMSGASFNFSESDLAATVSAYSPALHEAPLVIGHPKHDDPAMGWVKSLQATAEGLIAVPQQVDPAFAELIGKGSYKKISASFYHPDSPSNPVPGVYYLRHVGFLGAQPPSIKGLRSIDLADTDEGVVEFGDYGHEISSGLWRKFREFLIGQFGAETADKVAPSWEIDSLAEQARRNDLDAGPSYSEPKPTTEVNPVTEEEQAVLTADNERLKAQIARRDKADKAATQEAIHTGNTEFAEQLVASGMKPAHVAAVVAALDYAEAGDKSDKPLEFGEADDRQPLSEGLKSVFKELTGAVSFSEQASKQRAGKVLDKSINPLVADAEARSKR, from the coding sequence ATGAAGCCACTCCATATTTTCAAGCCGGGTACCCATACCGCCATGAGCGGTGCCAGCTTCAACTTCAGCGAAAGTGATCTGGCCGCCACGGTGAGTGCTTACTCACCGGCATTGCACGAAGCGCCATTGGTGATTGGCCATCCCAAGCACGATGACCCGGCAATGGGCTGGGTGAAGTCTCTTCAGGCAACAGCTGAAGGCTTGATCGCCGTGCCGCAGCAGGTCGACCCGGCGTTCGCCGAGCTGATCGGCAAAGGCAGCTACAAGAAGATCTCCGCCTCGTTCTATCACCCCGACTCACCGAGCAACCCAGTGCCTGGCGTGTACTACCTGCGCCACGTCGGCTTTCTCGGAGCCCAGCCGCCTTCGATCAAGGGGCTGCGTTCCATCGATCTGGCTGACACCGATGAAGGTGTCGTCGAGTTCGGCGACTACGGGCACGAGATCAGTTCGGGCTTGTGGCGCAAATTCCGTGAGTTCCTGATCGGCCAGTTCGGCGCTGAAACTGCTGACAAGGTGGCTCCGTCCTGGGAGATCGACAGCCTTGCCGAGCAGGCGCGCCGCAATGACCTGGATGCAGGCCCTTCCTATTCAGAACCCAAACCCACCACTGAGGTAAATCCCGTGACCGAGGAAGAACAGGCCGTATTGACGGCGGACAACGAGCGTCTTAAAGCCCAGATCGCCCGCCGCGACAAGGCCGACAAAGCCGCGACCCAGGAAGCGATCCATACCGGCAACACAGAATTCGCCGAGCAGCTGGTGGCCAGCGGCATGAAGCCTGCCCACGTGGCCGCTGTGGTCGCTGCGCTGGACTACGCCGAGGCCGGCGACAAGAGCGATAAGCCTCTGGAGTTTGGCGAGGCCGACGACCGCCAGCCGCTCAGCGAAGGCTTGAAATCCGTGTTCAAGGAGCTGACCGGTGCTGTCAGCTTCAGCGAGCAGGCCTCCAAGCAACGTGCTGGCAAGGTCCTGGACAAATCCATTAACCCGCTTGTGGCTGACGCCGAAGCCCGCTCGAAACGATAG
- a CDS encoding head decoration protein, whose protein sequence is MPTYTPPKTLGDLLLVEVAPGWTKEKALLAMGAAYPLGTVLAKVNGKCQALDLAGAGAAKKAVAVLGESVDATAADTPGVVIARGAVVELVELHWPAGITDVQKVTALDELNALGIVARAAL, encoded by the coding sequence ATGCCTACTTACACACCACCCAAAACGCTGGGTGATTTGCTCCTGGTTGAAGTCGCTCCCGGCTGGACCAAAGAAAAAGCGCTGCTCGCGATGGGTGCCGCTTACCCACTGGGCACGGTTCTGGCCAAGGTCAACGGCAAGTGCCAAGCGCTTGATCTGGCGGGCGCGGGCGCAGCCAAAAAGGCCGTGGCTGTTCTCGGTGAGAGCGTGGATGCCACCGCCGCTGATACGCCTGGCGTGGTCATCGCTCGGGGTGCAGTCGTCGAGCTGGTAGAGCTGCACTGGCCTGCCGGTATCACCGATGTCCAGAAAGTCACCGCCCTGGACGAACTTAACGCCCTGGGCATCGTCGCTCGTGCGGCGCTCTGA